Proteins from one Bombyx mori chromosome 1, ASM3026992v2 genomic window:
- the LOC101737959 gene encoding sulfhydryl oxidase 1 gives MNFWYTSIFEIFLIALVTGAVVPTTDDVDEQGLYRKSDQVEILTNKNFEKKLYGQNNALLVQFYNSYCGHCRAFSPKYKALASDIARWKKVIKLAVIDCFVEENSEICRQFEVMAYPSIRYFHENYMKSNSNVGEKMNIADTAERLKNQLIIKLQAEQSMGRLIIAPSFKIESYTSYASALQSVPGDIDYIFLVFENDNSTIGSQIALDVVDYKKVRVKRVYENSELAQVAGVKKIPSVVALENNLQATLLTPKQPTAQNILEEIDRFLKSKNYVFPPKYANMNDISDSSQQRTFVPTSDVAYYNDLEKTLKASLHTEITRHKTLTGEPLQALLDYLDVIKTSFPFRANLGEYIMDLHATLAARNSWTGGEVYDLVKRLETAHEPVYITNLEYVGCKGSEPKYRGYTCGLWTLFHTLTVNAAQKPGSEGPKVLKAMHGYVKNFFGCTECASHFQAMAARNRIFDVKENNKAVLWLWISHNEVNLRLAGDVTEDPEHPKIQFPSATKCPECRLAQGAWNLVAVYDYLQKMYGANNIKDVRRAQVSSASSTFSNLDIGMLSLLSTT, from the exons ATGAATTTCTGGTATACgtctatttttgaaatatttttgataGCTCTCGTTACGGGAGCAGTTGTGCCCACAACCGACGATGTAGACGAACAAGGATTGTACCGTAAGTCAGATCAAGTCGAAATCTTGACTAATAAAAATTTCGAAAAGAAATTATACGGCCAAAATAATGCTCTGTTGGTTCAGTTTTATAATAGTTACTGCGGTCATTGCCGAGCGTTTTCACCGAAATATAAAGCACTCGCATCTGACATAGCTCGTTGGAAAAAAGTTATTAAGTTAGCTGTTATTGATTGTTTTGTTGAAGAAAATAGTGAAATATGTAGACAATTTGAAGTAATGGCATACCCTTCCATACGATACTTCCACGAAAATTATATGAAGAGCAACTCAAATGTTGGAGAAAAAATGAACATTGCGGATACCGCAGAAAGACTTAAAAATCAATTGATTATAAAATTACAGGCAGAACAATCTATGGGACGTCTAATAATTGCTCCATCATTTAAGATTGAATCATATACATCCTATGCATCTGCATTACAAAGTGTACCTGGTGACATTGactacatatttttagtatttgaaAATGATAATTCAACTATTGGATCACAAATAGCTTTAGATGTTGTTGACTATAAAAAAGTGAGAGTTAAGAGAGTATATGAAAATAGTGAATTAGCTCAAGTTGCTGGAGTTAAAAAAATTCCAAGTGTAGTTGCTctagaaaataatttacaagCCACATTACTAACACCCAAACAGCCCACTGCACAAAATATATTAgaagagatagatagatttttGAAATCAAAAAATTATGTCTTTCCTCCGAAATATGCCAACATGAATGATATCAGTGATAGTTCTCAACAGAGAACATTTGTGCCAACCTCTGATGTTGCATACTATAATGATCTAGAAAAAACTTTAAAGGCAAGCTTGCACACTGAAATCACAAGGCACAAAACATTAACAGGTGAACCATTGCAGGCTTTATTAGACTACTTGGATGTTATTAAAACTTCGTTTCCATTTAGAGCCAATCTTGGAGAATATATAATGGACTTACATGCTACTTTAGCAGCAAGAAACAGCTGGACAGGTGGTGAAGTCTATGATTTAGTAAAAAGACTAGAAACTGCTCATGAACCAGTTTATATTACTAATTTAGAGTATGTTGGATGCAAAGGAAGTGAACCTAAATACAGAGGTTATACATGTGGACTGTGGACATTGTTCCATACTCTGACAGTCAACGCAGCACAAAAACCAGGTTCTGAAGGACCTAAAGTTCTTAAAGCAATGCATGGATATGTCAAAAACTTCTTTGGGTGTACTGAATGTGCTTCACATTTTCAAGCAATGGCAGCACGTAACAGAATATTTGATGTCAAAGAGAATAATAAAGCGGTTTTGTGGCTTTGGATTTCTCATAATGAAGTAAACCTTAGACTTGCGGGTGATGTCACAGAAGACCCTGAACATCCGAAAATTCAGTTTCCCAGTGCCACTAAATGCCCTGAATGCAGACTAGCTCAAGGAGCATGGAATCTAGTAGCAGTGTATGACTATCTTCAAAAGATGTATGGTGCCAACAACATCAAAGATGTAAGAAGAGCACAAGTGTCATCTGCTTCCAGCACCTTCTCCAATTTGGACATCGGGATGTTAAGTCTTTT GTCAACGACGTGA